One region of Parambassis ranga chromosome 12, fParRan2.1, whole genome shotgun sequence genomic DNA includes:
- the LOC114443895 gene encoding BRCA1-A complex subunit Abraxas 1-like, which produces MAEPTVRLSGIVLASLMFQHVNSDSDVEGLVLGESRFEEQVTISDSQPDHIHIEETYSIQKHIACSTPNTLYSSAGDVNMDALQKMLADNKQDSVIGWYRQRRNTEQQMTFREKLIHENLKSALSNPHMIFLLLTPSTLTPPGSTHRTEYSAFISRSRRFMNLSVLVNNLGLLEQLAYWKVSAPCSAAGYSLTMRKHGSRFFSSDGLLKEVSEVNRMNDSLQVELQKACTEVEESERLVEALQVEVSALRRRLRKEQSEAVKGTDSFSLPEQKNNLLLQEAIRALLGCSPLFCTQTLTVQAFPVPDQDVSTATQPNSVDCCRKRPRESQPEREWKRRRSEC; this is translated from the exons ATGGCGGAGCCCACCGTGCGGCTGTCCGGCATCGTTCTGGCCTCTCTGATGTTCCAGCATGTTAACAGCGACTCGGACGTG GAGGGCCTGGTCCTCGGAGAGAGCCGCTTTGAGGAGCAGGTCACCATCAGCGACTCCCAGCCGGACCACATCCACATCGAGGAGACCTACA GCATCCAGAAGCACATCGCCTGCTCCACACCCAACAC tctgtacAGCAGTGCAGGAGATGTGAACATGGACGCCCTGCAGAAAATGCTGGCAGACAATAAGCAG GACAGCGTGATCGGATGGTACCGGCAGCGCAGGAACACGGAGCAGCAGATGACCTTCAGAGAGAAACTGATCCATGAGAACCTGAAGAGCGCGCTGTCCAACCCTCACATgatcttcctgctgctgacgcCGAGCACGCTGACGCCACCAGGCTCCACCCACAGGACGGAGTACTCCGCCTTCATCTCCCGCAGCAG GCGCTTCATGAACTTGTCTGTGCTGGTGAATAACCTGGGTCTGCTGGAGCAGCTGGCGTACTGGAAGGTGTCGGCGCCGTGCTCGGCGGCGGGTTACAGCCTGACCATGAGGAAACACGG GTCCAGGTTCTTCTCCTCTGACGGGCTGCTGAAGGAAGTGAGTGAGGTGAACAGGATGAACGACtccctgcaggtggagctgcag aaagcgtgcacagaggtggaggagagtgagCGCCTGGTGGAGGCGCTGCAGGTGGAGGTTTCAGCTCTCAGGAGGAGGCTCAGGAAGGAGCAGAGCGAGGCTGTGAAAG gaACAGACAGCTTCAGTCTACCGGAGCAGAAGaacaacctgctgctgcaggaggccaTCAGAGCGCTGCTCGGCTGCTCGCCTCTGTTCTGCACGCAGACGCTCACTGTGCAGGCGTTTCCTGTTCCCGACCAAGACGTTTCCACGGCAACGCAGCCAAACTCTGTCGACTGCTGTCGGAAGAGGCCGAGAGAGTCACAGCCAGAGCGAGAGTGGAAACGCAGGAGGAGCGAGTGCTGA
- the LOC114443893 gene encoding glycerol-3-phosphate acyltransferase 3-like isoform X2, whose translation MEDLWCVALGVFQLWLFVVVFFITLPAMFGLSLGVTGLYIQILVKILEWATLRIQRGRQEQPSVPVPLPNGIIERAGGSMAEEMGRPGCGRFAPSDALYFCKKGLESIADDQVTQRFSSEELASWNLLTRTNQNFCYISLRLTVIWVLGVLVRYCVLFPLRITLAAIGLSWLVIGTTVVGLLPESRENKPQKGGICVANHTTPIDVVILANDGCYAMVGQIHGGLMGVLQRSMVRSCPHVWFERSEMKDRHAVTSRLRAHVAAETKLPILIFPEGTCINNTSVMMFKKGSFEIGGTIYPVAIKYDPRFGDAFWNSGKYHMVSYLLRTMTSWAIVVNVWYLPPMTLQDGEDAAQFANRVKSAIARRGGLLDLAWDGGLKRGKVKDSFKEQQQKMYSSFILGQNGINNQ comes from the exons ATGGAGGACCTGTGGTGTGTGGCGCTGGGTGTGTTCCAGCTGTGGCTGTTTGTGGTGGTGTTCTTCATCACGCTGCCCGCCATGTTCGGCCTGTCTCTGGGCGTCACCGGGCTCTACATCCAGATCCTGGTCAAAATCCTGGAG tgggCCACGTTGCGGATCCAGAGAGGGCGGCAGGAGCAGCCCAGTGTGCCGGTCCCTCTGCCCAACG GGATCATCGAGCGGGCCGGCGGCTCCATGGCGGAGGAGATGGGCCGGCCGGGCTGCGGGCGCTTCGCCCCGAGCGACGCCTTGTATTTCTGTAAGAAGGGTCTGGAGAGCATCGCGGACGACCAGGTGACCCAGCGCTTCTCCTCCGAGGAGCTGGCCTCCTGGAACCTCCTGACCCGCACCAACCAGAACTTCTGCTACATCAGCCTGCGGCTCACCGTCATCTGGGTCCTCGGCGTCTTGGTGCGATACTGCGTCCTCTTCCCCCTCAG GATCACGCTGGCCGCCATCGGCCTGTCCTGGCTCGTGATCGGAACCACGGTGGTCGGACTCCTGCCTGAAAGCAG AGAGAACAAACCTCAGAAAGGAGGAATCTGCGTCGCCAATCACACCACACCCATCGACGTGGTGATCCTGGCCAACGACGGCTGCTACGCCATG GTGGGACAGATCCACGGGGGGCTGATGGGCGTCCTTCAGAGGTCCATGGTCAGGTCCTGCCCCCATGTTTGGTTTGAGAGGTCAGAGATGAAGGACCGCCACGCCGTGACCAGCAG GCTCAGAGCTCACGTCGCTGCAGAGACCAAACTTCCCATCCTGATATTTCctgaag gaaCCTGCATCAACAACACGTCTGTCATGATGTTCAAAAAAGGAAGCTTTGAAATCGGAGGAACCATCTACCCGGTCGCCATCAAG taTGACCCACGTTTCGGAGACGCCTTCTGGAACAGCGGTAAGTATCACATGGTCAGTTACCTGCTGCGTACGATGACCAGCTGGGCCATCGTCGTCAACGTCTGGTACCTCCCTCCAATGACCTTACAG gatgGCGAGGACGCCGCTCAGTTCGCCAACAGAGTGAAGTCTGCCATCGCTCGTCGGGGGGGCTTGCTGGACCTGGCCTg ggacGGGGGCCTGAAGAGAGGGAAGGTGAAGGACTCCttcaaagagcagcagcagaagatgtACAGCAGCTTCATTTTGGGACAGAACgggatcaataatcaataa
- the LOC114443893 gene encoding glycerol-3-phosphate acyltransferase 3-like isoform X1 — protein sequence MEDLWCVALGVFQLWLFVVVFFITLPAMFGLSLGVTGLYIQILVKILEWATLRIQRGRQEQPSVPVPLPNGIIERAGGSMAEEMGRPGCGRFAPSDALYFCKKGLESIADDQVTQRFSSEELASWNLLTRTNQNFCYISLRLTVIWVLGVLVRYCVLFPLRITLAAIGLSWLVIGTTVVGLLPESSVKNWLSELVHLTCYRICARGLSATIRYHNRENKPQKGGICVANHTTPIDVVILANDGCYAMVGQIHGGLMGVLQRSMVRSCPHVWFERSEMKDRHAVTSRLRAHVAAETKLPILIFPEGTCINNTSVMMFKKGSFEIGGTIYPVAIKYDPRFGDAFWNSGKYHMVSYLLRTMTSWAIVVNVWYLPPMTLQDGEDAAQFANRVKSAIARRGGLLDLAWDGGLKRGKVKDSFKEQQQKMYSSFILGQNGINNQ from the exons ATGGAGGACCTGTGGTGTGTGGCGCTGGGTGTGTTCCAGCTGTGGCTGTTTGTGGTGGTGTTCTTCATCACGCTGCCCGCCATGTTCGGCCTGTCTCTGGGCGTCACCGGGCTCTACATCCAGATCCTGGTCAAAATCCTGGAG tgggCCACGTTGCGGATCCAGAGAGGGCGGCAGGAGCAGCCCAGTGTGCCGGTCCCTCTGCCCAACG GGATCATCGAGCGGGCCGGCGGCTCCATGGCGGAGGAGATGGGCCGGCCGGGCTGCGGGCGCTTCGCCCCGAGCGACGCCTTGTATTTCTGTAAGAAGGGTCTGGAGAGCATCGCGGACGACCAGGTGACCCAGCGCTTCTCCTCCGAGGAGCTGGCCTCCTGGAACCTCCTGACCCGCACCAACCAGAACTTCTGCTACATCAGCCTGCGGCTCACCGTCATCTGGGTCCTCGGCGTCTTGGTGCGATACTGCGTCCTCTTCCCCCTCAG GATCACGCTGGCCGCCATCGGCCTGTCCTGGCTCGTGATCGGAACCACGGTGGTCGGACTCCTGCCTGAAAGCAG tgtgaagaACTGGCTGAGTGAGCTGGTCCACCTGACCTGCTACAGGATCTGTGCCAGAGGACTCTCGGCCACCATCCGTTATCACAACAG AGAGAACAAACCTCAGAAAGGAGGAATCTGCGTCGCCAATCACACCACACCCATCGACGTGGTGATCCTGGCCAACGACGGCTGCTACGCCATG GTGGGACAGATCCACGGGGGGCTGATGGGCGTCCTTCAGAGGTCCATGGTCAGGTCCTGCCCCCATGTTTGGTTTGAGAGGTCAGAGATGAAGGACCGCCACGCCGTGACCAGCAG GCTCAGAGCTCACGTCGCTGCAGAGACCAAACTTCCCATCCTGATATTTCctgaag gaaCCTGCATCAACAACACGTCTGTCATGATGTTCAAAAAAGGAAGCTTTGAAATCGGAGGAACCATCTACCCGGTCGCCATCAAG taTGACCCACGTTTCGGAGACGCCTTCTGGAACAGCGGTAAGTATCACATGGTCAGTTACCTGCTGCGTACGATGACCAGCTGGGCCATCGTCGTCAACGTCTGGTACCTCCCTCCAATGACCTTACAG gatgGCGAGGACGCCGCTCAGTTCGCCAACAGAGTGAAGTCTGCCATCGCTCGTCGGGGGGGCTTGCTGGACCTGGCCTg ggacGGGGGCCTGAAGAGAGGGAAGGTGAAGGACTCCttcaaagagcagcagcagaagatgtACAGCAGCTTCATTTTGGGACAGAACgggatcaataatcaataa